From Mesorhizobium sp. Pch-S:
AAACAAACCGCTTCCGGATATCCATGGTTACCTATCTAGACGCCGAAACGGCCCCGCTGCGTAACACCGGCCAGATCAGGCTCTACAATGAGGAAAGCTTCGCCGGGATGCGCAAGGCTTGCCTGCTGACCGCGCAGTGCCTGGACGAACTGGTCGATATCGTAAAACCTGGCGTTACCACGAATACGATAGACCGCTTCGTCTTCGAGTTCGGCATGGACAACGGTGCGCTGCCGGCCACGCTCAACTATCGTGGCTATACGAAATCGTCCTGCACCTCGATCAACCACGTCGTCTGCCACGGGATTCCCGATGACAAGCCGTTGCGCGACGGTGATATCGTCAACATCGACGTTACCTACATCCTGGACGGATGGCATGGCGATTCCAGCCGTATGTATCCGGTTGGTGCCGTCAAGCGCGCGGCCGAACGACTGATGGAAGTGACGCATGAATGCCTGATGCGCGGCCTTGCCGTCATCCGTCCCGGCGTGCGCACTGGCGCCATCGGACAGGCCATCCAGGTTTATGCCGAGGCTGAACGCTGCTCCGTCGTTCGGGATTTCTGCGGTCATGGTGTCGGCCGACTGTTCCATGACGCTCCAAACATCCTGCACTACGGCCATGCCAATGAAGGCGTGGAAATGCGGCCCGGCATGATCTTCACGGTGGAGCCGATGATCAATCTCGGCCGACCGCATGTGAAGGTTCTTTCCGACGGCTGGACCGCGGTAACCCGGGACCGTTCGCTTTCAGCGCAGTACGAACACACGATCGGCGTCACCGAAACCGGTTGCGAGATCTTCACACTGTCGCCGAAGGGGCTCGACAGGCCGGGCCTCCCGCCGCTGTAAGCTGAAACTGGGTGAAGCTGCCCCTGCTCTCATGCCGAAGACGCGTTCAAGGCTGAGGTCCATGACGAGCACGGGGAAAAACGAGCGTCGGTTGCTGGCCTGACAGCGGTATCACCGCTCGGGGAAACAAGCATGGATACAGTCTGGCTGCAGGATTTCCTTGCCGTGATACGCGAGGGCGGGTTTTCCCGAGCCGCCGAGCGACGGGCCATCAGTCAGCCTGCCTTCAGCAGGAGAATCAAATGCCTCGA
This genomic window contains:
- the map gene encoding type I methionyl aminopeptidase → MVTYLDAETAPLRNTGQIRLYNEESFAGMRKACLLTAQCLDELVDIVKPGVTTNTIDRFVFEFGMDNGALPATLNYRGYTKSSCTSINHVVCHGIPDDKPLRDGDIVNIDVTYILDGWHGDSSRMYPVGAVKRAAERLMEVTHECLMRGLAVIRPGVRTGAIGQAIQVYAEAERCSVVRDFCGHGVGRLFHDAPNILHYGHANEGVEMRPGMIFTVEPMINLGRPHVKVLSDGWTAVTRDRSLSAQYEHTIGVTETGCEIFTLSPKGLDRPGLPPL